The DNA segment TTAGGGTTTGATTCAAAATTCCAAGTTTCTATATAAATTATCGCAAATAATGTGTAAATAAGTCAACCTACTTCTCAACATGGATCGGAATAAAGAATTTCTTGGAGAAATCTAAATTCTCTATGGTTTTTTGAGAACTGGGAACTTATCTGAATCTTTTAAAGGTAATCAAATTACAGTAACAAGACCATTGCTTAGCAAAACAAGAACCTTGGTATAGAGTATGCCAACATGGATAGTCAATGCCACAACTAGATAAAATTACGTAGTTGATAAGTTGGATGAAGGCCATTGAAAAATCAGATAAGTTCATAACTCCTGGGTTTGCATCATTAGGGTGACTCACAGCTTGACACTGGGTAATTGCAAtgaattttcttaatattttccaaaatgaaATAGGAATTTGAATTCTCAGCTTGCTGGGTAGCTTGATCTGATACAAGTTACCAGATATCTTAATGTGTTTATATTTGCTAGGTTGGATACAAAGTTGTAACTCCCTCTCGACGGAATATTGGAAAGGTTACAAATCTCTTGACCATGTTGTTTTCActtattcttttttatcttcatTATGTAATTGTGGAAATCTCAACTTGTAGGTGCGTGGGTACACTTTCTGCATCAATTCAGGTGCTGTTGAAGAGCTTGAACTTGATTCATTTGGACTATCAATCATTCCATCAAGCTTGGTAAGTGGGTGGCTTCTTTGtaagattaataataatgtacAGAGGTAGATTGCATGCaaattttgtcattttattgaaaatatgtAACTTGTGCACTGGTGGAGATTACACAGGAGCTAGAGCTAGTTTGTTGAATGATGATCATTCTAGGCATGTCCAATGGAGACCATATTATAGAGTTTAATAGTAACAAGCTTAAGGCCATATTATCTCATGATGTTTCCTTAGTTGAATAGGAAACGATCTAGTATTATTTAGTATAAATAGGGGTTTTTGCTTTATCTTTTAGCATCATAAATAATCTACTAGAAAATGCTATTCATTGTCTCTGTTCTCTCAACTTCctctttcaataaattttttgttaaaattaacCCTCAGGGCTGATTTTAAACAACTAAAATGGAAAGGCTTTactggaaaagaaaatatttattttatgctTCTAAATTCCAATATAATAAATGctttattttctaataaaatCTTACACCCTTGATTGGCACACATCATAATCTACTAGAAAATGTTATTCAATGAAAGTTTCGTTAAAATCCTGGAGCCACCCTAATATCTTAGTACTCGTAAGGATTTACTCTTAGAGCATGTTAAGATTTTGATTGTTTCTAGGGATTTCGACAAAAGTTCTCACAGCTTTCGATTACAAGTAACgaacacaaaaaataaaataggcTCATCCAGATACACATGTTAAATTTTAGGTGAGTACCTACTCTTTGCTGGTTGAGGACGTACTGGAAGTAGTATCTGATGCAGTTGTTGTGCATGAAGCTGCAGCTTTACGCATCCAAAGGCTTTCTAAGGTACCTTTACTTCATCAATAAAACTGCTGGATTTGCTTAGTCATTTTCTTCGCATCAGTTTCTTACCTGTTCAAAATGTTTCTTCTGGTTCTAAATTCTTTCtgcaaacataaatatataatcatgCTTATTATGAACTAGTGTGAACGACAACCAGTCTctgcttttattttataataattaaaaacataatcattataataattattaaaatgaaaaaatgatTACTAAAATTTATATTGAGGTTATAAAAAATGTGTACATAAAAAAAAgccataaaaatattttttttaattaaacttcatgatgttatattatataataggAACAACACTTGTAATTTTTCATCAAATAATTACTACTCATTGTGGGTGATTTTTCAGAGAccataaaatcaataaatgttTATATAGGTAAAGTGGtaaaaaagaagtgaacaaaaaaataaaaataaaatcgtTATTAATTGATATAGATCATGCATAGAATCTTACAGTTCTGATAGAATAAATTAAGTGAAAGAACTTCTATAAAGacaagttaatttttttttctacaagtGTTTACATGTTCAATATGGAACATTGTTGTTTTttctcattaaaataataagcCCATGTTTTCCTGTTTTGTCTGTGCTAGGGTTTTCTGGGCAACCACAATGTGAGAAATTCAGTAGATTATGATTCCGAACAATCTGAGACATATGGTCGTATTtcaaggagaagaaagaaacCCAATAAAAAAGAATGGGATGATGAAGATAATTGGGAGCTTCCAATGGACTATCTCTGATTCCAATGAATTTTCTGCCAAATTTCATGtgaaacatttatttataaaaaattatgaaagttGAAATATACGTGTTATAAACACCAAAAGGAAATTCTTTTCCTTTTTACGTTTGGTGAGAAGTAGGCTTTCATTTATTTGTACAGTTAGTTtcattgatttattttttttaaataaatattaatcacTTACCTGTAGTTTGACATtgatatttcttcttttaataagCAATTAAACATGAGTATTGAAAAGTAGTGCAACTGTAATGAACTCAATAATCATCATTTAAGATTTAAAAACATACAgagattatttatatttatataatgaaaGTCTATAAAATCTTATATTCTCAATTAAGTAAAAATCgtcattaatataatataagctTAAGAGCATTGTTTATACCTTAATTAATAAGTCAGAATTGTTGGTGCATGTTGCTATTAACAGAAAATTTCCGCCTTATGAAATATGAGTTAACTCCTGATAAATAAGTTTAGATCTAAGTGTAATTTTGCAAATATATAGAAGAGAATccaatgtaattttttaaaaaagcaAAAATCATTATAAGCAAAGCCATAAAAAAAGCACTAGCCGTTAGCGCCTGTCTGGTTCAAATTCAAAACTCGTCGTCTCCAATCTCTTTTATACCTTTCCCTTCAGTTCCCCGTCCCATAATAACAAACCAACCAAACACGACCTAAACCAAAATGCAGACGCAAATGCTAACTCCAACGACCGGAGCACCGAAGCTTCGGTCGCGATCTGGCCGGACGCCGCTTCAGCTCAAGAACTCTCCCGCCGATCCCATCCAGCCTTCtgccaagcccaagcccaagcccgaCCGGCCTTGTTTCGAGATTTCATTGATCGACAAAGAGAACAATCCAATCGCCGCCGTCTCGATTCCGGCAGCTGCACCGCCCGAGACGTCGCTGGCGGAGGAGCTCAGCGCGGTCAAGAAGAAGCTGGAGAGGATGAAAGCGGACAAGGACAGAACGGAGAAAATACTGAACGAGAAACACGCGATGCTGGACGTGAAGATGAAGGAGATGGAAGAGCGAGGGGAGATTCAGAAGAGCTTTGAGATCGAGGTTGACCGGTTGTTCCGTTTGAAGGAACTCAAGAATCGCTGCATGGTTTGTACAACAATAGAAGCACCTCTTATGTTCGATTCGTTTCAACTTCGATTTGTCgatgctgatttttctttttctttttctttttctttattggAACAGAGAGTTTCTCCTATGCGAACGCTCAGGGAGAAGGAACAAGGAAAGATAGTGAACGAAGCGTCATCGACATCGGAGGTAAGCGCACGTGGTGTTCTTGATTTTTGAACTCATTAATTGATTGAAGAGAGTAGGAATTGAGAAATGTATCTTTGTTTTGGTATTGAGAAGATGAAAACGGAGGAAACGGTGGCGTCGGAATCGGAGTCGGAATCGGAATCTGTTGGCGGCGAATGCCAAGTTCTGCAGAGTCCAGGTTCAGCTTGTTCACAAACTCATACTACACACACAAAATCAGATAGTTAGTTAGACATTATCTTTGATGAATTTTCCATACATAATTGCTCGTtatgtttgttttaaaatattgtggTTATTTCACATTGCAATTTGTACTTTTCtgtttaaagaaagaaaagggcTCACAGTAGTACTATATTTGTATTGCTGATAAACTTGTGCACTCTGTTTTACCTCTTCTGTTTTGCTATTGCTCCAGAATCACAGCTTGTGAatgtaaattgaataataagaaaatataagtAATTTGTTCTGAAATGGAGAATTAGAGATTCTATGGTTATGTTCCGAAAGCATATAGAACACCTTTTTTAAGTATGCTTTTCACGAGAGTAAACTACATTTTATTGTTCATAGTTTGCTCTAAAAGATAGTGTCTATAAAGTAAGTTGATATCAAATTAAGCGTCAAAAGTCGCATTGAGAAAAAATTCCCCCATAAAATGATGTTATTAGAACtagttttaattaattactacaattatttaatttatatttatgggTAATAAtagtttgaaaataattattataaaaaataattattttaaaacaaaattaatgaaactttgttatttttgaatttcttcTTCATGATCCAATGTGTTGAGAAATGTGTTCATACTCTTTCTGGAAAAAGTAGCATGATTTCAGAACTTTAAGATTGAAATAGATGGTAGAAAGTCTTTATCTATGAAgaaagttaataataatatatcataAATGACAAATAATTAATTGGCCATTTTGTCTTTTTCAGAAAGGATTATTGTCTTGGATTAATGTGAGATGGAGGGACTCTTTGAGTTTCGACGactaaaacaaatacaaataattaaatgtttaaTATAACTGAAAGACATAGGTATTTAAACGAAAGTTTCTAACTTGATGAAAGTAATGGAATGGAAAAGTTGACATTGATTATCCACAGtataattaattgataattaattgaTAATTGTTGTTTAGctgtcaaaataaaaaaatggtttcagTGAAGATACTTTAACACAATGTTAAATTGTCTAATACGGAAGATTTTTTAGTATAATTGTGATTAGATGATTTTAAGtcatttttcaataaatacaataataaatccATTTAAGTAATCTTTAGAATGATTTGCAAACGATAACATTGGTAATAACAAGAAagtaaaaaaggttttaaattgtTGTGCATAAAAGTAAAGTAGATGATAGAAAAACACAAGAGAAAGCATATTGACTTTTAAGATTTTTCAACAACGAAATTCTCCATTAGTTGATAAATATATCATTCATTCAATCATCTAAACAAAATTGAATTGACCAACATGCGTTAACCAAAGacaattgaattttattaatgaaaCATGTGTCTACTAATTTAT comes from the Phaseolus vulgaris cultivar G19833 chromosome 8, P. vulgaris v2.0, whole genome shotgun sequence genome and includes:
- the LOC137826981 gene encoding high mobility group B protein 6 — encoded protein: MQTQMLTPTTGAPKLRSRSGRTPLQLKNSPADPIQPSAKPKPKPDRPCFEISLIDKENNPIAAVSIPAAAPPETSLAEELSAVKKKLERMKADKDRTEKILNEKHAMLDVKMKEMEERGEIQKSFEIEVDRLFRLKELKNRCMRVSPMRTLREKEQGKIVNEASSTSEMKTEETVASESESESESVGGECQVLQSPGSACSQTHTTHTKSDS